One part of the Rutidosis leptorrhynchoides isolate AG116_Rl617_1_P2 chromosome 1, CSIRO_AGI_Rlap_v1, whole genome shotgun sequence genome encodes these proteins:
- the LOC139858359 gene encoding aspartate aminotransferase, mitochondrial-like: protein MQHICRLLNMKLLDRVREAIQAHSGTGACQIFADFQKRFSPDPQIYIPVPTWSNHHNIWRDTNVPQRAFYENHQESKSWMSKMINKLWL, encoded by the exons ATGCAACACATATGTCGACTATTAAACATGAAACTTCTAGACAGAGTAAGAGAAG CAATACAAGCCCATTCTGGCACTGGTGCATGTCAAATTTTTGCAGACTTCCAAAAACGATTTTCTCCTGATCCTCAGATATATATTCCAGTCCCTACCTGGTCCAA TCACCATAACATTTGGAGAGATACTAATGTACCACAAAGGGCATTCTATGAAAACCATCAGGAATCAAAGAGTTGGATGTCTAAG ATGATAAACAAGCTGTGGCTGTAA